In the Oikeobacillus pervagus genome, ATGGTATAAGATCGATAAATTATTAGATTTGGTTACTTTCGTAGGCGTTAACCGACCTGAATTTTCTTCAATCACTACATTTCCAGTTTTACTTGTAGATATTCCAGAAATTCATTTATCTTCTTCCCTTATTCGTGAAAGAATAGGTAAAGATTATACAGTCAAATATTTATTGCCGGAAAAGGTCATTTCCTATATAAAGGAGAAACAATTATATGGATCGAAAAGAAGCGCTAAAAATCGTTAAAGAACAAATTACCGAACATCGCTATGAGCATACATTAGGAGTGATGGAGACGGCTATTCAGTTAGCGAAACGATATGGGGCAGACGAAAAAAAAGCTGAACTAGCTGCGATTTTTCATGACTATGCCAAATTTCGCCCCAAAGAAGAAATGAAATCAATTATTATTGAACAAAAATTGGATCAACGATTGCTTTCCTTTCACTCAGAATTATGGCATGCACCAGTAGGAGCCTACTTAGTTCAGAAAGAGGTAGGAGTGGGTGATTTAGATATTTTGGATGCTATTCGCTATCATACTTCAGGAAGAATTGACATGACCCTATTAGATAAAATTGTCTACTTGGCTGATTATATTGAACCGGGGAGACATTTTCCTGGAGTAGAGGAAGTTCGAGAATTAGCTAAAACGAATCTGGACATGGCCTTAATCAAAGCGATCTCAAATACCGTTCAATTTTTAATGAAAAAGAATCAGCCTATATATCCAGATACATTTGATACGTACAATGATCTAGTTTTTCAACTAAAGGAGGCTTCAAAAGCAAGATGAATAATCGAGAATTAGTAGTTGAAGTAGCTAAAGCCTGTGATGATAAGAGGGCAGAAAATATTATTGCACTAAATATGCAAGGAATTTCGCTTATTGCCGATTATTTTGTCATATGTCATGGGAATTCAGATAAACAAGTACAGGCAATCGCTCGTGAAGTAAAAGAGCGCGCAGAGAAATTGGGGTATACGATTAAAAGAATGGAAGGATTTAATGAGGCTCGCTGGATCCTAGTGGATTTAGAAGATATAGTTGTACATATTTTTCATCGTGATGAGCGTATATATTATAATCTAGAACGTTTATGGGGAGATGCACCCACAGAGGATATTCAAAGTGAGCTGTTATCATGAGTTATGAGCAATTTGCATTCGTTTATGATGAACTAATGAAAGATGTTCCTTATCGTAAATGGATGGAATTATTAAAAGAACAGATGAATAAACACGGCATTGCGGGGAAAAAGATTCTGGATCTCGCTTGCGGGACTGGGGAATTTACTGTTCAGCTGGCAAAAGAAGGATTTGAAGTAACGGGTGTCGACCTATCTGAAGATATGTTAATGGTTGCACAAGAAAAAGCGGTGAATCAGGGGTTTCATATTCCTTTTTTTCAACAGGATATGCGCGAGTTAGAAGCGCTGGGAGAATTCGACTGTGTGACTATTTTTTGCGATTCATTAAATTATGTTGGAGAAGAACAAGACGTATTAAAAACCTTTTCAAAGGTGTATGAACATTTAAAAATAGGAGGACTCCTCCTATTTGATGTTCATTCTATCTATAAAATTCAAGAAATTTTTATCGGCTCGACATTTACTATTAATGATGATCCTATCTCATATATTTGGAATTGCTTTGAAGGGGAAGTGGAGAATACCGTTGAACATGAACTAACCTTTTTTGTATTAAATGAGGAAGATCAGCGGTATGAAAGATTTGATGAGCTTCATATACAAAGAACATTTCCCATTCAAAATTACGAAAAGTGGTTAAAAAAAGTTGGTTTCCAAGTCGAA is a window encoding:
- the yqeK gene encoding bis(5'-nucleosyl)-tetraphosphatase (symmetrical) YqeK, with translation MDRKEALKIVKEQITEHRYEHTLGVMETAIQLAKRYGADEKKAELAAIFHDYAKFRPKEEMKSIIIEQKLDQRLLSFHSELWHAPVGAYLVQKEVGVGDLDILDAIRYHTSGRIDMTLLDKIVYLADYIEPGRHFPGVEEVRELAKTNLDMALIKAISNTVQFLMKKNQPIYPDTFDTYNDLVFQLKEASKAR
- the rsfS gene encoding ribosome silencing factor; translation: MNNRELVVEVAKACDDKRAENIIALNMQGISLIADYFVICHGNSDKQVQAIAREVKERAEKLGYTIKRMEGFNEARWILVDLEDIVVHIFHRDERIYYNLERLWGDAPTEDIQSELLS
- a CDS encoding class I SAM-dependent DNA methyltransferase, producing the protein MSYEQFAFVYDELMKDVPYRKWMELLKEQMNKHGIAGKKILDLACGTGEFTVQLAKEGFEVTGVDLSEDMLMVAQEKAVNQGFHIPFFQQDMRELEALGEFDCVTIFCDSLNYVGEEQDVLKTFSKVYEHLKIGGLLLFDVHSIYKIQEIFIGSTFTINDDPISYIWNCFEGEVENTVEHELTFFVLNEEDQRYERFDELHIQRTFPIQNYEKWLKKVGFQVEQISADFTNQPPTNTSQRIIYVARKAKATVLPRQASDKVRKRAVFPSEGD